In Eulemur rufifrons isolate Redbay chromosome 2, OSU_ERuf_1, whole genome shotgun sequence, the sequence tgggaggctgaggcaggaggatcacttcagcccaggagtttgaggttgctgtgagctatgatgacgccactgcactctagcccgggtgacacaGTGAAACACGGtctcaaaaaaaatcccaaaaaaacccccacaaaaccTATACAATGATGAGCCAAAGAAGCAAGATATGGAAGAATATGAGTTCAACTGTAGAGAGTTTAGAAACAGGCAACCTAAGCAGCATTGTTTAGGGATAATACAGAGATAGGAAGCCACAAAGAAAGGTAAGGAAAGCACTATTACTGACTGCAGGATGGTGGCTCCCCCAGGGAGAGTATGTCAAGGAGGGGCACATGGGCTTCAACGATACTTGGAATAGTGTCTTCATTGACCTGGGTACTGGGTGCACAgggatttgttttattattttctatattgcaTATGTGCATGTCACATAGTCTTccatatataccatatatttcaCACAAGAACAAAAAGGATGTGTGGCCTACTGTGCCCGCTTTCTCCATCCAGCTCCCATTTTCATCCTCAGCTGGCAGAGGAGGGGCCAGGGTCCCGCCTTTCTTCTGTCTCAAGGTGGGTCAGAGGAGTATAGGGGGTGAGGGCCTCCCTTCTGCAGCTGGGCCCTGGCCACGCCTGGAGGAAGAAAGGCTGGGCGAGGCTGGCTGGCCCTGCTGTTTCTGCCAACACTAGGGATTAGGCCAGCGCTCTGGCCCACCTGTCATTTCACTCATTCAGCATGAACATAGccactgagtgcttactgtgaGCCCTGGGTGCTGCTGGGAGGGTTCTGACAAGTAAGAGATGATCTTTGACCTCAAAGATCTTACAATGTTCTCAGGAAGACCACATACACAAATAACTATATGCCAGCAAAAAGTGAGCTACGTTCACATGACTCCTCATTTACTCTTTCAATAAGTAgagcatttgttgagcacctatttATGTGCCCGGAACTATGCTGGATGGTGATCACATAAACAGTTAAATCACAGTCCTGGCCCTCATGTGCATAGTCTAATGCAGGAGAAACAgacacaaattaaataaatacaacagTGTGGTAAGCCCGTTGGTGCAGATATacccagggaggaggaaggggacccACCCAGGGTGGATGAGGTGGGGACACAAGAGTGGGGAAAAGTTGGGAAAGGGAGGTCTTCCTGAAGGAGGCAGGTGTGAGCCTGAGGCTTTAGGAATGAGGAAGCAGGAGAAAGGTGAAAGGCTGGAAGGACTTCCTGGGCAGAGGGACCAGCTGGGGCAAAGGCATAGAGGTGAGAAACATGGTGATGAGGACTTGCAAGAAGAATATAAGTgctcagcctgggggtggggagcctcAGGAAGGAAGGCCCAGTTGGAGTAGGGTCATATTGGCCCTGTAAAACCTTAAATCTTATAGGTGCTGGGAACCACCGAAGGATTGCAGGGAGCTTGATAGTTCACTCTTGCTCAGTATATAGGAAGGGTTGAGGCCATGGACTGGAAGAAGGGAGGCAAGTTGGCAGGATACTGTGGATCCAAGAAATATTTAGAGGATACCAGGCTAGTCTGTGTCTGAGAGTGGGTAGGTGGTGGGTGCCTGGAACAGCACCCTGAGAGAGTAACCAGGGGGAGCACACAGGGAGAGAAGAGCTCCCACCTGGCTCTAGTATGGCTCTGGGCTCTGAGCACTGAGTATGGGCAGGGACCGGGGACAGCCAGGAATGTGGATGGAGCTCTTTGTACCATCTGATCCTGGGCTTCCAGATGCTGGCCTGTGGACAGGGCTTgcctaaggaggaaaaaaaaaatatgggcaTGTAATGAGCTTCTCATAATCTTTAGTTCTTAAAGTATGCACTTTAAAGAGCTATCCTTAAAAATATCTACaattaggctgggtgcggtggctcatgtttgtaatcctagcattctgggaggctgaggtgggaggatcgcttgagctcaagagttcaagatcagcctgagcaagaactgagaccccatctctactaaaaatagaaaaattagccaggtgtggtggcaggggcctgtagttccagctactgggaaggctgaggcaggagggtggctttagcccaggagttagaggttgcagtgcactatgatgatgccactgcactttacccagggcgacagaaggagactctgtctcaaaaaaaaaaaaaaaaaaaaaaagcctacaattaaatcaatgaataagCATATCACTTAGAGGTGTGAAGTGACTAAAAGAAAGCCCTTAAAGATTCAAAAGTGGTTTCACCATCCTAGGAGCGGGAATAGGGGTGGGAGGGATGGGCaacaagtttttatttgtttatttatttatttttgagacagagtcttgctctgtcgccccggctagagtgcagtggtgtcagcctagctcacagcaacctcaaactcctgggctcaagccatcctgctgcctcagcctccccagtagctgggactacaggcgattgctaccacatctggctaatttttctatttttagtagagtcggggatttcactcttgctcaggctgagctcaagcgatcctcccgcctcagcctccagagtagctgggagtgcaggtgtgagccactgcgcccggctgagTTTatgtcctttctattttttaattgtcagAAGTGTCTTTTTTTGTATGAAATGATGGTAATAGAGGATagaccttttttcccccttctcttttctgtcctcGTTCGGCGAAACAAAACGTCGTTGTGCCCCGCGTGTCCTGAAATCCCAGGCTGCGAGCGTGGAGTCCAGACTAGCATTCGGGCAAAGACGAGAGAGCAGCGAGCTCAGCGCACCTGCGACCCCACGGGCGGCCGGCAGGGGTCAGGCGAGCTCCATGCAGCGCCCGAGCCGGGTCCCAGGAACCAGTGCTGCGCTCCGCGGCCTGTGGTGCCTGGAGGGTGACAGGGGGAGGGCTCTGGACCTGCTCTAGGCTGGGGGTCACGACAGAGGGCCACGGGGCCCCGGTCCCAGCTCCCCGCGGGCAGGCGGTGGGTGGGCGCTCCTTGCCAGCGCGCAGGTGGTATTTACACCAGCTTCGCCGCCCGCGACGTTCATTTGTTTGTGCGCCGTGGGCAGCTCACCTTACTGGTCTCTTCCGGAAGGGGGCCCGGGGCAAACTTGCCTCCTGCACCTGGTTGTCGCGATCAAGGAGCTCACCTGTCACACGAGACTTGAGAGGGTTACATACTAAGGGACTGTTATCACTAGATTACACAGGTTTAGAACTAGGACTCTGGCCTCTGGGGAAGCCCCTCTAGGACCCAGACCTGTTATAAAAGGTTGAAGTGCCTCAGAGTAACCCTCGGGGATGTGATTAGGTCTGCTGGAGGATCCAGAGCCTGCATGTTTTTTACAGgttgtcaatattttatttatttatttatttatttttttgagagtctcaactctgttgcccaggctagagtgagtgccgtggcgtcagcctagctcacagcaacctcaaactcctgggctcaagtgatcctcctgcctcagcctcccaagtagctgggactacaggcatgtgccaccatgcctggctaatttttttctatatatatttttagtcgtccagctaatttctttctattttttttagtagagacggggtcttgctcttgatcaagctggtcttgaactcctgaccttgagcgatcctcctgcctcagcctcccagagtgctaggattacaggcgtgagccatggcgcccGGGTCACAGGTTGACAAATTCTGATAAGGGGTGTGTGCTTACACACTTAGAGAAACATCCCCTAGCTTCTGCTGCCCTCCCATAGCAGCCCTGGGCAGATAGTGGGACATGCCTAAAGTTGGAGTGGAATTAGAGGTAGCCCCAGGAAGGAGCCGTGTTGGTACCAGGTGCTATAAACTTGCCCAGTGCATGCAGACAACCAGAAATGCCTACCAGAACCAGAAGTGCCTCTGCTCTTCCTTTTACCACTCAGGCTGCATGGTTCATCTTTATTTTTGGGgggtttattttaaaacattttacttcaCATACAGAATCAGGAGAACAATCACCTTCTTCCCAATTGGCAGAGTAACACTTTATGCAACTTCCCATTCTGTCACATTCTGTCTCCAGGGTACAGATTAACCCAGCAAGATCAAGGGTCTAGCCGTATTCATCTCCAACATGCTCTCGGGGGCAGGAAGATAGGGAAGGGACTGGACTGGGTTGGTAAGTAGCTAGCCTACTTGTCTCAAGCCCCAGGCTGGGGACCAAAAACCAGGACAGGTGCCACTGGGCTGGGAGCCAAGAAAACCGGTTCTCTCTTTTAGAAACTTAGAAGGTGTGGAACAACCCAGACCTGTTCCATTCTCGGACCATGCTCCATCCAGGTTGCTGTGCAGTGGGGTCTCATGCTGGAATTCTCAGAACACTCCCATTTTTGCCACTAGCAGATCTGGAATCTAGCTCCAGTTCTGACCTTGAGAAAGTCAAATTgtcttgatcttttaaaaaccttaagagtgggccgggtgcggtggctcatgcctgtaatcctagcactctgggaggccaaggcaggaggatcgctcgaggtcaggagtttgagaccagcctgagcaagagcgagaccctgtctctactaaaaatagaaagaaataatctggacagctaaaattatatatatagaaaaaaattagccaggcatggtggcgcatgcctgtagtcccagctactcgggaggctgaggcagaaggattgcttaagcccaggagtttgaggttgctgtgagctaggctgacgccacggcactctactcagagTGAGagtccatctcaaaaaaaaaaaaaaataataataataataataatacaataaggAGCAGGCTAGAGGGCAGGAATAGGACCTGAGCCAGCCACTGTCCAAGGACATGGGCTGAACCCAGACAGGAGGCAACAGCAAGTAAATTTCTTCTCCCCCAAAACACCAGCTTAGCAGATGGGTTTGCTTCACAATATGTTTAATACAAAATGGCAGCAGCCGCTGTGCAATTGTAACAAAATTAGCCACAGGGTGTCTGGAGAAATGGAGTCTGGCCAGCCAATCCAGGCCTGCATGGGCAGGGCCTGCGCCTGCGGCCCAGTCAGCTGCAGATGGTCACACGGCCAGGACTGGACAGTGTCGTGGCAGGGCAGCGTGGAGTGGAGGCTCGGGTGCTGCTGAGGAGCTGACCCTCCAAGAGCACAGACACACCACCCTCTGCTCTACTGCAGACTGTCTCAGCAGCACACGTGTCCACAAGCTGCTGGGAGCTGATGCCTCTAGAAACTGGCAGAAACAGGgctaggttttttatttttttctccagaaaagaGTCTACAAGTTgattatccaaaatgcttggaaccagaaatgtttcagatttcgaattttcagattagggatactcaagtTCCAGTGAATGGAGAGGGGCAATGCTTTCGCTGTACTTAAGCCGAGAGAGTTCCCTGCAGAGGTTCACCCAAGAGAAAGGGGTGGGCACCTGCATGCTCCTAGGGGCCTACTCTGAAGTGAGAGCATCGGGCTCAGAAGTTAGAGAACAAGGGCAAGGCCTATCCCAGCAGCCTCCGATTCCTGCTGAGTCCATCTTAAGCCACTGAAGCTGTCCTGGCTGGCTGGTCCAGCTGTGAGGCCCATGGTGCTTGGCAGCCGTGCAGAGGCCGGAAGGCCGACACAAGAAGGACAGCTGAGCAGCAGGCCTGCTTCAGGCAGGGCAGGAGAGCCTCCACGTCTCCACTTGCAAAGAAAGGCCTCTAGGTGCTGGGAAAAGGGGGTGAAGGGTCTTGGGCTAGTGAAAGTCTGCGTTGAAGGCTCTGCCGATGATCAGCCGCCTTACCTCACTGGTCCCAGCCCCAATTTCATACAGTTTGGCATCTCGAAGAAAGCGGCCCATGGGAAAATCATTGATGTAGCCATTGCCACCTGTGGTCAGGATTCGGgcagagaaaaaaaggacaagaGGAGAAGTGATGGGCAgagggaaaagcaaagaaagcaaaCAGAAGGCCAAGTACATGGAAACAGGCCACAGGAGAGACTGATTAAAGAGAGGCAGCAAACAGTAGTGAGAAGAAGGGATTTGGGGAGTACAGTAATCTCCCCTTATCATCCTTGGGGGATGCATTCCAAGACCCACAGGATGCTGAAACTTTGGACAgaactgaaccctatatatactatgttttttcctgtatACCTATGTACCTAAGATAAAGTTTAtcaattaggcacagtaagagataaCAACAAcgataaaatagaacaattataacaatatgccagcattattactcttgcactttggggccattatgaaataaaataatggttacTCGAAGACAAGCACTGTGAGCCCAAGACAGTCGATCAGATAAGCCACACGGCTAATAAGCGACTAAGGGGCAGGTAGCACAGACAGCATGGATACGCTGGATATGCCCCCTCCACGTCCCAGGAGGGGGCAGAGTGGGACGGTggcaagatttcatcacacttTTCAGAACAgcgtgcaatttaaaacttatgaattaattctgaaattttccattaaatatttttggaccCAGGTTGACTGTGCATAACTAAAACCATGGAAAGAGAAACTGAGGATAAGGAGGGACTACTATACCTTACTGGGGTTAGCGTGGacaaggggctggggctggaagaCCACCCAGAGCACCAACGATACCAGGCAAAGAAAGGGGAGAACCACTGGGGACATGTGAAAGGGGGACGAGAAGACACTGGCATGGCAGAGCGGGCATTCACACCTAGGCTGTCTGGCTCAAGTCCATGCCCTTAACCAGCACGCAGCACTGACACAAGGCTGCTCCACCCGAGACTTCTCTCTGTCCCAAGTTCCTAGTGTCTTGGCGGGGAGGATGAGAGGCAGGCATTGAAGGTAGAAGCATGGCGTGGCCTTagcagttttctcatttgcttttcatttcctcCTTGTAACTGGGGCAGAAAGTGCCTAAAGGAGCCAGCTCAGCTGTGCCTAGCTTAAGCAGAGTGCAGGTGGAAAGCAAACTTCTTTCCgaggcagcccccagccccaggagcgagggcagccctgggagtggggagtggggggccACTCACCAAAACACTGAATGCCGTCCAGGGCTACCTTTGTGGCGCACTCGGCTGAGTAAAGAATCACCCCCGCGCAGTCCTACGGGAGGAGGCTCGGATCAGCAGGGCCCGCCGGGCCGCAGAGAGCGAGTCCCCGTGGCCAGCCCACTGTGCCAGCCTCTCCCTCGGCAGAGGCTGGCCCTCACCTTGGCAGTGCAGTGGCCCTCATCGCAGGCCTTGGCGACGTTGTAGACGTACTGCCGACAGGCCATGAGGCGGGTGTACATGTCGGCCATTTTCCCCTGCATCAACTGAGCACAAAGGGAGGTCACAGGTCAACATGCTGGAATACTCTTCCTAGTTACTAGCAGCAGCAATGAGGAATGGGGACGCAGGGGCACAGAGAAAAGATGGGACTTGTCCAGAATGACAGAGATGGAAGCCGGTGTGGGAGTTAAGGCCAGAGAGCTGCCGTTCCACTATGGTCACTGCACCCTGAAATGGCCCTTGCTGTCTCTGAAGGACATGGTTCCCAAGGCACCATCTACAAAACCTTTATTACCTTCCAGCAGCTTCTTCAGACCAGAAGGGCTGACTAGAAGTTCCGCTCCCTTTCCCCTATGCCCTCAACAACCTGCAATGCTTCACCCTCCAACCTacctttgtctcaaaaaaaaaaaaaaaaaaaaaaaaaaagagtctcactctgttgcccaggctagagtgccatggtgtcagcctagctcacagcaacctcaaattcctgggttcaagcgatcctactgcctcagcctcccgagtagctgggactacaggcatgcaccaccatgcctggctaatttttttctatatatttttagttgtccagctaatttctttctatttttttagtagagacgggggtctcgctcttgctcaggctggtctcgaactcctgagctcaaacgatccgcctgcctcggcctcccagagtgctaggattacaggcgtgagccaccgtgcccggcccccaacctacctttttttttgagacagagtctcactctggtgcccgggctagagtgccatggcgtcagcctagctcacagcaacctcaaactcctgggctcaagcgatcctcctgcctcagcctcccgagtagctgggactacaggcatgtgctaccatgcccggctaatttttccaatCTACCTTTTGATATCAAGTTCATTCACCTCAAACAGGAGTTGAAGTGACAATGTGATAAACTTCCTGACAATTTCCCAAGCCTGGCTGCATGCTGAAGAAGCCCACATTCCAAGCATCGAAGCTCATTTTGGTAGGGAAGCATAGCCAATAACCACAGTGTGTGCCTCACTTCctcattctttaaagaaaacttgCACCCAGTGAAAGAGTACATGTCACCAAAAGCATTCCACTCACCTGGAAGTGGCCGATCTTCTGGCCAAAGGCTTCCCTCATGTGCAGGTAGGGAATGGTGTGGTCCAGGACGGCTTGCATGAGCCTGCCAGATAGGAGAAAGGCACAGTGGAGGCACCTCATTGTCCCTCGCACCGCCAGCTGGGGTGGCAAAGTGCCAGTGTGCAAAGGACTGTGGGGAGAGCTTGGCAAGATCAGGAGCTGCAGTcccagggaggagaaaaggagccTAGGACTCCTGTCACCCTGCTTAGTTACCCATTGATTGCCCAGAGGCAGGAGTGGCGGGACCTCTGCAGTCCAGGGGCGTTAGAGCCCAGGTGTCTCACAGCACAATTAAGCAATACTGCTCCTCAGGCCTTTTGTCTGTCACTTAATGATAATTCCCTTCTGCATGAAGAAATTAAACACGGGAGGAGGAGGTTCTTTTTGTCTCTGGGGGAGTACAGCAGCAGCTCCCTTTGGCCCCCCAGGGGAAGGCTGCTGCTGATGGCGCCACCtgccagggagggagacagagccCAGCTCCCCGTGAAGACTCACACTCACCCAAGGGGCCCCCCAGCCAGCACCAGCCGCTCCAGGTCCAGCCCGCTCATGAGCACGTACACGCCTTTACTCTCTTGGCCCAGGATGTTGGCAGCTGCCAGGGTAATTGCCGGTCAGAGGGAGACAGCTGTCCACAGCCACCTCACTTTTATAAAAAGCATTACGTTTGGTAACATGGCTCTCAAACAAGACTCTAAAATATGTCACTTGACCTTTCACTAGGGTTCTGGGCGAGAGAGAAAAGGATCGCATTTACCCCTTCCAGTCAGAAGTGGAGCCGCCAGGACCCCCACGCCATCCTGGAGACCAGACACAAAGCCCTGAGTTGCtagacctttcccttctctccctggaCTCCCTTggatgggaaagaagaaaagctaaTTGGTTTAGAAGTCACCCAACCCCTCCCTGGTTCTTTCTATAAATGTTCCCCCAGGTGGAGTCTGCTCTGGTCCAATGTCACCTCCCTGCAGGGTGGTCCATGAAAGCCTCTTTGTCCAGGAGATAGTCATTCAGAGCTAGTGACAGAAGCTGCTGAACACCTCTCCACCCAGTAAGCCAGGACACTGCATGGCCTTGGGAAGTGTGGGCAGGAAACCGAGTACAAAAAGTTGACACCACTCACCTGCCTTTAACGCAGGCTGAATTTTTTCCTGTCAATAAGGATTTGCACGGATCCCCCTCCCTAGATGCTCCTTGTGATCAAAGCTTACTTTTCTGGGCCGGCAGATGGTGGGGGAGAGGGACGGTGTATGGCTGAGGCACAGGGCAAACCTAACTGGCCATCAAACCCATGTCCTTGGTCTCATCAGCACATGACGGGTgtgctggctctaccacagtgccACATTGCATTGCGTCCTCAGTTACACCTCACGGCAGAAAATATTCAAACTGAATTGCCTTCTCTCCATGGAGTCTAGCTTCTGCCAGTTTATTCAGACGGTTTTTTGAGCATCATTAATGAATAACTCACACAGGCTGTACAGAAGACAGAAGGACATTAGTGGACTAGGGTAGATCTGACCTTTCTCTTCCAGCTACTGGAATACAAACCCCAAGCAGAGTTTGTCATCCACACAGGAAACACTGTTCTTCATCTCAGCCAATCAGGGATATAGCTGCAGGGGCTGTGGCCAGGAAGGACAGCTGTCTGGCAGCCCTGGGCCACAGTCTAGCCACATGTGGTTGAAGAGCTAACAATGGTGAACATTTCTAACCAAGAGATAAGCTTTCTTGGTTTAAGAACAGCCAGATCAGCTAGTGAAGGGGTCAGGACAGGGGCTTCCCCATTCTCAGAGACACTTACCAGGAACCTTGCAGTCTTCAAAGATAAGCTCACAGGTGTTAGAGCCCCTCATCCCCAGCTTGTCAAGCTTCTTGGAGGTGCTGAAGCCAGGCATACCCTTTACAGGAAACAGAAGGTGGCCCTGATAACAGACTAGCCCCAAGGGGGCCTAGAAAAGGGAAGTCCCCTTGGAAAAAGTTGCCTTCCTATCCAGTCCTTGTACCTGCATGGCACACCAGCATCCAATGCCCCACTCCCATGCCCCACGCCTGGACCCTCCAGTGCCAATGCCACACcctcctctgggcctctgctGCTGGCTGGTGCTCTCCCCCGTTCTCACGGGAGCAGATCTTCCTCAATGAAACACCCAGGCCCCTGATACCTCCCTAAGCCTCCCTAGCCTTACTTCTCTTCCCCAGGGGACATCACTTCCTGGATACTCACCAGCTCACTCAATTCCTTTACCCCCTTGTTCTTCTGTCATCTGTACCCAATGGGATCCCACCAGAGATGAACTGAACCACCTGCATGCTTTGAGCTGGATCACTCAGATGCAGCATGTGTTGGCAAGTGCCTAGTAGAGCGCTGACACACGATGTTCCCCCCCAGGCTGACGAGGGTAGCATTATACAGCCTTGAGATCTCCAACTCAGCCAGGCCCTTTTCACTCCAACCTTAGCTACTTTCTCCCTCTCACTCTGGAGGGTACCGGAAATGTTTACAACACTTGCATTCAACTCCCTACCAACTCCCCAGCCCTCACAGGCGCCCGGGCCTCCGACTCAGTGATCAGGCAGGTGGTTCCTCTACCATCACCTTTAACCCATCGATAAGTCTTCCCCGAGCTCACCATTGTGTTTCGCTCACTCGTTCCCATACATCTCAATTTCTCcctctattttcctttctgtttaccAAAAAATGTGCTCAGTTCTCCCTCGTTCTTAAAAATAAACCCGAACTCCCAACTTTTAATTCTATCTAACTCCTGCTCTGtctctcttttgcttttgttgtcaagACTGTTGAAGGCGCAGTCTTCAATCTCTACTTACCTCCCACCCACACCTCAGTTTCCCACACTGTGCTCATGGGGCTCACCAGTGACATCCTGATTACCAAGTCCTGGCCTCCTTCCAGCACTCCTCTTCCTGGACCTCTTTGTATGACC encodes:
- the IVD gene encoding isovaleryl-CoA dehydrogenase, mitochondrial isoform X1; translation: MATAAQLLGRPVARWRLRLPLQPLVGLVFQRAHSLLPVDDAINGLSEEQKQLRQTMAKFLQEHLAPKAQEIDRSNEFKNLREFWKQLGNLGVLGITAPVQYGGSGLGYLEHVLVMEEISRASGSVGLSYGAHSNLCLNQVVRNGNEAQKEKYLPKLISGEYIGALAMSEPNAGSDVVSMKLKAEKKGDHYILNGNKFWITNGPDADILIVYAKTNLAAVPASRGITAFIVEKGMPGFSTSKKLDKLGMRGSNTCELIFEDCKVPAANILGQESKGVYVLMSGLDLERLVLAGGPLGLMQAVLDHTIPYLHMREAFGQKIGHFQLMQGKMADMYTRLMACRQYVYNVAKACDEGHCTAKDCAGVILYSAECATKVALDGIQCFGGNGYINDFPMGRFLRDAKLYEIGAGTSEHLEAFLCKWRRGGSPALPEAGLLLSCPSCVGLPASARLPSTMGLTAGPASQDSFSGLRWTQQESEAAGIGLALVL